A portion of the Candidatus Binataceae bacterium genome contains these proteins:
- a CDS encoding cupredoxin domain-containing protein codes for MPSAQPSLKLLALASLVAVCALPALARADETEIKFENHHFTPQTLNLTSGQATKIKVVNASNETIEFESFKLNREQAVQPGQTITVNIPALSPGNYDFYDDFHQDVPQGNIVAR; via the coding sequence ATGCCGTCAGCTCAGCCTTCACTCAAATTACTTGCCCTGGCCTCGCTAGTCGCCGTTTGCGCTTTGCCTGCACTCGCGCGCGCCGACGAGACGGAGATTAAATTCGAGAACCATCACTTCACGCCTCAGACTCTGAACCTGACTTCGGGCCAGGCGACCAAAATAAAGGTCGTGAATGCGAGTAACGAAACCATCGAGTTCGAAAGCTTCAAGCTCAATCGCGAACAAGCCGTGCAACCAGGCCAGACGATCACGGTGAATATCCCCGCGCTTAGCCCGGGCAACTACGACTTCTACGACGATTTCCATCAGGACGTTCCGCAGGGAAATATCGTCGCCCGCTGA
- a CDS encoding mechanosensitive ion channel → MQPPLLPAHVDYYSAALFTWLINLLPRLATAVAILIVGYLIAAWAGRASRSMLARSQRLDVTVQPIAAVAIRYAIMILVIVAALGQLGIQTASLLAVLGAAGLAIGLALQGTLTNIAAGIMLLWLRPFRIGDYIEVPTNNIAGRVIEMGLFVCHLESAEGVFVFAPNSAIWNAALRNQSRIAGRLISFGVALPPTAPIDKARGILFAMLKEDARVAKDPAPEVFLDSFDATAGVTLNCTFHVVHEHSAELQRDIIERANQRLAQSEVGAPRSVTRLIPAVSDPSRLILS, encoded by the coding sequence ATGCAACCCCCGCTGCTGCCCGCTCATGTCGATTACTACTCGGCTGCGCTTTTCACCTGGTTGATCAATCTGCTGCCGCGTCTCGCGACCGCGGTGGCGATTCTCATCGTTGGATATCTGATCGCGGCATGGGCGGGACGCGCCTCGCGCTCGATGCTCGCGCGGAGCCAACGTCTGGACGTGACCGTACAGCCGATCGCCGCGGTCGCGATTCGCTACGCGATAATGATCCTCGTGATCGTCGCCGCGCTCGGCCAACTCGGGATCCAGACTGCGTCGCTGCTGGCGGTGCTCGGCGCCGCTGGTCTCGCGATCGGACTCGCGCTGCAAGGCACTCTTACCAACATCGCGGCGGGAATCATGCTGCTGTGGCTCAGGCCGTTTCGGATCGGCGACTACATCGAGGTGCCGACCAACAACATCGCGGGGCGCGTAATCGAGATGGGGCTCTTCGTATGCCATCTCGAGTCTGCTGAGGGCGTCTTCGTCTTCGCACCGAACAGCGCAATCTGGAACGCCGCGCTACGCAATCAGAGTCGCATCGCGGGCCGCCTGATCAGCTTCGGGGTCGCGTTGCCGCCGACGGCGCCGATCGACAAAGCGCGCGGGATTCTGTTCGCGATGCTGAAGGAGGACGCACGCGTCGCGAAAGATCCCGCGCCGGAAGTGTTCCTTGACAGCTTCGATGCGACCGCCGGTGTCACGCTAAACTGCACATTCCACGTGGTGCACGAGCATTCCGCAGAACTTCAGCGCGACATCATCGAGCGCGCCAACCAGCGTCTTGCGCAATCCGAAGTTGGCGCGCCGCGCTCGGTCACGCGCCTGATACCAGCGGTCAGCGACCCCTCGCGACTGATCCTGAGCTGA
- a CDS encoding NAD(P)/FAD-dependent oxidoreductase, whose amino-acid sequence MNADGKWNAIADTQMGEQKFTLRFKTNGGTFEGSMHSNFGALLISGIIDGDTLSWSMVMSQPIAMSLDYKVRVEGDELTGEVNGGAFGSAPIRGTRAAVDEDESAAANEPDPLEAAKAGLDFDPDALRERYRQERDKRLRADGEAQYLELSGKFAHYNEDDPYAEPGFTRDPLTDEIDVVIIGGGFSGLLAGARLKEAGIDNFRIIEAGGDFGGTWYWNRYPGAQCDIESYCYLPLLEELAYIPKEKYSYVSEIFEHSQRIGREYGLYDITCFQTRVKSIDWDEKIKRWHISTNRNDDIKARFVIMALGTASRAKLPGIPGIDEFGGHSFHTSRWDYNYTGGDTTGGMTKLADKRVAIIGTGATAIQAVPFLGKYAKQLYVFQRTPSSVDLRGNKPTDYTWAETLEPGWQRKRRENFAAILTGQPFEEDLVNDGWTDIFRNVLSIPKSEKPMTSEQIGQVMEIADFKKMNGIRARVDDTVEDKEAAEALKPWYRQFCKRPTFNDEFLPTFNRPNVELIDVSAAKGVERITKKGVVANGKEYEVDCIIYASGFEISTAFKRRVGIEINGEGGKSLFDHFADGFKTLHGFSTRGFPNWFYIGISQNALSVNMTAMFDEQARHIAYIIKETRNRGGVTVQPQQEAQDAWVDLINKLQINNRAFLEACTPGYYNNEGSARAGLGAGIYTPGINAFNKLLEEWRAKGDLEGLEIQR is encoded by the coding sequence ATGAATGCAGACGGAAAGTGGAATGCAATTGCCGACACGCAAATGGGCGAGCAGAAGTTTACGCTGCGCTTCAAGACCAATGGCGGCACCTTTGAAGGTTCGATGCACAGCAATTTCGGAGCGCTGCTGATCTCGGGAATCATCGACGGAGATACGCTCTCATGGTCGATGGTGATGTCTCAGCCAATCGCGATGTCGCTCGACTACAAGGTCCGTGTTGAAGGCGACGAGTTGACGGGCGAGGTCAATGGCGGTGCTTTCGGTAGCGCGCCAATAAGAGGGACTCGTGCTGCCGTCGACGAGGACGAAAGCGCAGCCGCCAACGAGCCGGATCCGCTCGAGGCGGCGAAGGCAGGGCTGGATTTCGATCCCGACGCTTTGCGCGAGAGGTACCGTCAAGAGCGGGACAAGCGCCTGCGTGCCGATGGCGAGGCGCAGTACCTTGAGTTGTCCGGGAAATTTGCCCATTACAATGAGGATGATCCTTACGCGGAGCCAGGCTTCACCCGCGATCCGCTGACCGACGAAATCGACGTCGTGATCATCGGCGGTGGCTTTTCAGGACTGCTCGCGGGCGCCCGCCTCAAGGAAGCCGGTATCGACAACTTCCGGATAATCGAGGCCGGTGGCGACTTCGGCGGCACCTGGTATTGGAATCGTTATCCCGGCGCGCAGTGCGACATCGAGTCCTACTGCTATCTGCCTCTGCTCGAAGAGCTCGCGTACATCCCCAAGGAAAAGTACTCGTACGTGAGCGAGATCTTCGAGCACAGCCAGCGTATCGGCCGCGAATATGGCCTCTACGACATCACCTGTTTTCAGACTCGCGTAAAGTCGATCGACTGGGACGAGAAGATCAAGCGCTGGCATATCAGCACCAACCGCAACGACGATATCAAGGCGCGCTTTGTGATCATGGCCCTGGGAACCGCCTCGCGCGCCAAACTTCCCGGTATCCCCGGAATCGACGAGTTCGGAGGTCACAGCTTTCACACCAGTCGATGGGACTACAACTACACGGGCGGAGACACGACCGGCGGAATGACGAAGCTCGCCGACAAACGCGTCGCGATCATAGGCACCGGTGCGACGGCGATTCAGGCGGTCCCGTTCCTCGGTAAGTATGCGAAGCAGTTGTATGTCTTCCAGCGCACGCCGTCTTCGGTCGATCTGCGCGGCAACAAGCCGACTGATTACACGTGGGCGGAAACGCTCGAGCCCGGATGGCAGCGCAAGCGGCGCGAGAACTTTGCGGCGATCCTGACCGGCCAGCCGTTCGAAGAGGACCTGGTCAACGACGGATGGACTGACATCTTCCGCAACGTGTTGTCGATTCCAAAGTCCGAGAAGCCGATGACGTCTGAACAAATCGGCCAGGTGATGGAAATCGCGGACTTCAAGAAGATGAACGGCATCCGCGCCCGCGTGGACGATACCGTTGAGGACAAGGAAGCGGCCGAAGCTCTCAAGCCCTGGTATCGGCAGTTCTGCAAGCGCCCAACTTTCAACGACGAATTTCTACCCACTTTCAACCGTCCGAACGTCGAGCTGATCGACGTAAGCGCAGCGAAGGGCGTCGAGCGAATCACTAAGAAGGGCGTGGTCGCCAACGGCAAAGAATACGAAGTCGATTGCATCATCTATGCTTCGGGCTTCGAGATCTCGACCGCCTTCAAGCGGCGCGTCGGAATCGAAATCAACGGCGAAGGCGGCAAATCCCTGTTCGATCACTTCGCCGACGGATTCAAAACCCTGCACGGGTTTTCGACCCGCGGCTTCCCAAACTGGTTCTATATCGGTATCTCCCAGAACGCCTTGTCAGTGAATATGACCGCGATGTTCGATGAGCAGGCGAGGCACATCGCCTACATCATCAAGGAGACCCGGAACCGCGGCGGCGTGACCGTACAGCCCCAGCAGGAGGCTCAGGACGCGTGGGTCGATCTGATCAACAAACTTCAGATCAACAATCGCGCGTTCCTCGAAGCCTGCACGCCCGGCTACTACAACAACGAGGGCAGCGCCCGCGCCGGTCTAGGCGCAGGCATCTACACCCCAGGCATCAACGCCTTCAATAAATTGCTCGAAGAATGGCGTGCTAAGGGCGACCTGGAGGGCCTCGAAATTCAGCGCTAG
- the glgB gene encoding 1,4-alpha-glucan branching protein GlgB, translated as MSSETFESNLKREEVERLLALVHHDPHSILGIHPDGNRVFIRAFRPGAERVSILIDGEAPIAMTPHDGGLFEGVVDGRREVFPYRLEIQYPGGAAFTIADAYSFLPTLGELDLYLWSEQKHERAYDKLGAHVREMNGIAGVSFAVWAPNARGVSVVGDFNAWDGRLNMMRVLGGSGVWEIFIPDVKPGAAYKYEIRTQAGSLLLKADPFAQQMENPPATASVVWNSSYQFRDDEWMQQRAAREAVRSPMLIYEVHLGSWRRVPEDGNRPLTYREMASQLGDYVQQMGFTHVQLMPLMEHPFTGSWGYQVSGYFASTSRYGNPDDLRYLIDELHRRGIGVILDWVPAHFPKDEFSLGRFDGTALFEHADPRQGHHPDWGTYIFNYGRAEVRSFLIASALYWLGEFHVDGLRVDAVASMIYLDYGRREGEWVPNAYGGRENLDAISFVKMLNEAVYRLNPGIMMIAEESTAWGGVSRPTWMGGLGFGFKWDMGWMHDTLEYIALDPIYRRWHHRDLTFGLLYAWSENFVLPISHDEVVHGKRNLLSKMPGDLWQQFANQRALFAYMWARSGKKLIFMGTEIGQRREWNHDTSIDWDLLQYKEHQGLQNLVRDLNHIYRSQPALWEADTEPSGFRWIEADDADANVIAFMRIAPSSGRTLICVCNFSPVVRSGFRIGVPKPGWYREVLNTDAETYGGTNIGNGGGVEAAPIKWHQFSHSIAIELPALSVLWFLAPE; from the coding sequence ATGAGCTCTGAAACTTTCGAATCAAATCTCAAGCGCGAGGAGGTCGAACGCCTGCTCGCGCTGGTGCATCACGATCCCCATTCGATTCTCGGTATTCATCCCGACGGTAATCGCGTTTTCATCCGTGCCTTTCGGCCTGGAGCGGAGCGCGTTTCGATCCTGATCGACGGCGAGGCGCCGATCGCAATGACGCCGCACGACGGCGGGCTGTTCGAGGGCGTCGTCGACGGTCGCCGCGAAGTGTTTCCGTATCGTCTTGAGATTCAGTATCCGGGCGGCGCCGCATTCACGATCGCCGATGCCTACTCGTTCCTGCCCACCCTCGGCGAGCTCGACCTTTATCTGTGGAGCGAGCAGAAGCACGAGCGCGCGTACGACAAGCTCGGCGCGCACGTCCGTGAGATGAACGGCATCGCAGGCGTGTCGTTCGCGGTATGGGCGCCGAATGCGCGCGGCGTCAGCGTGGTCGGCGATTTCAACGCCTGGGACGGGCGGCTCAACATGATGCGCGTGCTGGGCGGCTCGGGGGTGTGGGAAATCTTCATCCCCGATGTGAAGCCGGGCGCCGCTTACAAATACGAGATCCGCACCCAGGCCGGATCGCTCCTGCTCAAAGCCGATCCCTTCGCGCAGCAGATGGAGAATCCGCCCGCGACCGCATCGGTCGTTTGGAACTCGAGTTACCAGTTCCGCGATGACGAGTGGATGCAGCAGCGGGCGGCGCGCGAAGCGGTGCGCAGTCCGATGTTGATCTACGAGGTTCATCTCGGATCGTGGCGGCGTGTGCCGGAGGACGGCAATCGTCCGCTCACCTATCGCGAGATGGCGTCGCAGCTCGGCGACTACGTCCAGCAGATGGGCTTCACGCACGTTCAGCTCATGCCCTTGATGGAGCATCCGTTCACCGGCTCGTGGGGCTACCAGGTGAGCGGCTACTTCGCCTCGACCTCGCGCTACGGCAACCCCGACGACCTGCGCTACCTCATCGATGAGCTTCATCGAAGGGGCATCGGCGTGATCCTCGACTGGGTGCCGGCCCATTTTCCCAAGGATGAGTTCAGCCTCGGGCGCTTCGATGGCACCGCGCTCTTTGAGCATGCCGATCCGCGCCAGGGGCATCATCCGGATTGGGGCACTTACATCTTCAATTATGGCCGCGCCGAGGTTCGCAGCTTCCTGATCGCGAGCGCGCTCTACTGGCTCGGCGAATTTCACGTCGATGGGCTGCGCGTCGATGCGGTCGCGTCGATGATTTATCTCGACTACGGGCGGCGCGAGGGCGAATGGGTTCCGAACGCGTACGGCGGCCGTGAGAATCTCGACGCCATCTCATTTGTGAAGATGCTGAACGAAGCCGTGTACCGGCTTAACCCCGGCATCATGATGATCGCCGAGGAATCGACGGCGTGGGGTGGAGTCAGCCGCCCGACCTGGATGGGCGGGCTCGGCTTCGGCTTCAAGTGGGATATGGGCTGGATGCATGACACGCTCGAGTACATCGCGCTCGATCCCATCTACCGCCGCTGGCACCATCGCGACCTTACTTTCGGTCTGCTCTATGCGTGGAGCGAGAATTTCGTGCTGCCGATTTCCCACGACGAAGTCGTTCACGGCAAGCGCAACCTGCTCTCGAAGATGCCCGGCGATTTGTGGCAGCAGTTCGCCAACCAGCGCGCGCTGTTCGCTTACATGTGGGCGCGCTCTGGCAAGAAGCTCATCTTCATGGGCACCGAAATCGGGCAGCGCCGCGAATGGAATCACGACACCAGCATCGATTGGGACCTGCTCCAATATAAGGAGCATCAGGGGCTGCAAAACCTCGTCCGCGATCTGAATCACATCTACCGATCGCAACCCGCGCTGTGGGAGGCCGACACTGAGCCTTCCGGATTTCGCTGGATCGAGGCAGACGACGCCGACGCCAATGTGATCGCGTTTATGCGTATCGCGCCTTCGTCGGGCCGGACGCTGATTTGCGTGTGCAACTTCTCGCCGGTGGTGCGCAGCGGATTCCGCATCGGCGTGCCGAAGCCCGGATGGTATCGCGAGGTGCTCAACACCGACGCGGAAACGTACGGCGGCACCAATATCGGCAACGGCGGCGGTGTCGAGGCCGCGCCGATCAAATGGCATCAGTTCAGCCACTCGATCGCGATCGAACTCCCGGCCCTCTCGGTGCTCTGGTTCCTGGCGCCTGAGTGA
- a CDS encoding alkyl sulfatase dimerization domain-containing protein has product MAESPNRQPAGNVSAFDRMMGQLEVIEPGLAMFHGFANVAFAYGRGEMLAVDTSSRLMGAMAVKAIREVTDEPFAFLIYTHGHADHAFGTRAFIEDAAARGYRRPKIWAHGDVSGRFRRYAMTKGWQSHINQLQFGAGAGVASSFEEKNFHSADLVYRDYQMLELVGEAVELHHAMGETDDATWVWMPHRRAAMVGDLVVSSMPNTGNPNKVQRYTLEWAEALEEIARRNPRYVLPGHGPVVNGEPACQELLVDTARALRFVHDEVVRLLNAGQWPVDIIEANIKLPVELESKPYLAPVYGCVPFVVRDVIRRYAGWWSGEPSAMFPASRQERAEDVLALCGHDAILTRARSLRDEGKLQRALALAETALNADKNDREATELNAEILDKLAAEERSFIARNFFTGAARQLRERLK; this is encoded by the coding sequence ATGGCTGAGTCGCCAAATCGGCAGCCCGCGGGCAACGTATCGGCCTTCGATCGCATGATGGGGCAGCTCGAAGTGATCGAGCCGGGCCTCGCGATGTTCCATGGCTTCGCCAATGTTGCGTTCGCATATGGACGCGGCGAGATGCTCGCGGTCGATACCAGCTCGCGACTGATGGGCGCGATGGCGGTGAAGGCGATTCGCGAGGTCACCGACGAGCCGTTCGCGTTCCTGATTTACACTCACGGTCACGCTGATCACGCCTTCGGCACGCGAGCATTCATCGAAGACGCCGCGGCCCGCGGCTATCGCCGTCCCAAAATCTGGGCGCATGGAGATGTCAGCGGCAGATTTCGCCGCTACGCGATGACCAAGGGATGGCAATCGCATATCAATCAGCTTCAGTTCGGCGCGGGTGCGGGCGTTGCGAGCTCGTTCGAAGAAAAGAATTTTCATAGCGCGGACCTCGTTTACCGCGATTACCAGATGCTCGAACTGGTCGGTGAGGCCGTCGAGCTGCATCATGCGATGGGCGAGACCGACGACGCGACGTGGGTCTGGATGCCGCATCGGCGCGCGGCGATGGTCGGCGATCTTGTCGTCTCCTCGATGCCGAATACCGGCAATCCCAACAAGGTGCAGCGCTACACGCTCGAATGGGCCGAGGCGCTCGAGGAAATTGCGCGGCGCAATCCGCGCTACGTTCTGCCGGGGCACGGACCCGTGGTGAATGGCGAGCCGGCGTGCCAGGAACTGCTCGTCGACACGGCACGAGCGCTCAGGTTCGTTCACGATGAAGTTGTGCGGCTGCTCAACGCCGGGCAGTGGCCGGTCGATATCATCGAGGCAAATATCAAGCTGCCCGTGGAGCTGGAATCGAAGCCCTACCTCGCGCCGGTTTACGGATGCGTCCCGTTCGTGGTGCGCGACGTGATTCGCCGCTACGCCGGATGGTGGTCGGGCGAGCCATCGGCAATGTTCCCAGCTTCGCGGCAGGAGCGCGCCGAAGACGTGCTCGCGCTATGCGGCCACGACGCGATCCTGACGCGCGCCAGATCGCTCCGCGACGAAGGCAAGCTTCAACGGGCGCTCGCGCTCGCGGAAACGGCACTCAACGCCGACAAGAACGATCGCGAAGCAACCGAGCTGAACGCCGAAATCCTGGACAAGCTGGCGGCCGAAGAGCGCTCCTTCATCGCCCGCAACTTCTTCACCGGCGCCGCCCGCCAACTCCGCGAACGATTGAAATAG
- a CDS encoding heme-binding domain-containing protein, protein MTARRIGIALLAAIAAMMMLTQFFRPAIDNPPAGGALDAPPEIAALLRGSCYDCHSNETHWPFYARVAPLSWLVVHDVNRGRQELNFSEWNTYFPQTRHRKLQWIERSLTQEHMPPRIYTLMHPGSRLSAADRTTINNWIETQLAEPGAPSTSTH, encoded by the coding sequence GTGACAGCTCGCAGGATCGGCATCGCGCTGCTAGCGGCGATCGCCGCGATGATGATGCTCACGCAATTTTTTCGACCCGCGATCGACAATCCCCCTGCAGGCGGCGCCCTCGATGCCCCTCCTGAGATCGCCGCCCTCCTCCGTGGCTCGTGTTACGACTGCCATTCCAACGAAACGCACTGGCCGTTCTACGCGCGAGTCGCGCCTCTCTCATGGCTCGTCGTTCACGATGTAAATCGCGGCCGCCAAGAACTCAACTTCTCCGAATGGAATACGTACTTCCCTCAAACACGGCATCGGAAACTGCAATGGATCGAGCGCTCGCTCACGCAGGAGCACATGCCGCCGCGGATCTATACATTGATGCATCCTGGCAGCCGGCTCAGCGCGGCTGATCGCACAACAATCAACAACTGGATCGAAACTCAACTCGCCGAACCGGGGGCGCCGAGTACGTCAACCCACTGA
- a CDS encoding sterol desaturase family protein yields MDWFAQNYHHLLFTDFGGFAFVLVLYLVLGIFEITFPAEPGQAFSGRITNVVVTGMFLGFGGLLTKWSINALGAGPRRLLDHGILVSVAILIAYGFVSDLFFYWYHRAQHRIDFLWPIHELHHTDGALNATTSLRTFWLEAPIQSLIVALPATYIIGLDHRAAFVLPALFTGWLYFTHANWRLGLGFLTPLICGPQLHRIHHSNLSEHQNKNFAQYFPVIDMMFGTYYAPRRGEFPTTGIPNRTAPASWAEMTVGPFLAWTAAIDTRLSSEPAVAAKPAPKPAAVSKPQPRASRQRRRAR; encoded by the coding sequence GTGGATTGGTTCGCGCAGAATTATCATCATCTGCTGTTTACCGATTTCGGCGGATTCGCTTTCGTTCTCGTTCTCTACCTCGTTCTCGGAATCTTCGAGATCACGTTCCCGGCCGAGCCCGGGCAGGCGTTCTCGGGACGCATCACCAACGTCGTCGTCACCGGGATGTTCCTCGGCTTCGGCGGACTCCTCACGAAATGGAGCATCAATGCGCTCGGCGCCGGACCTCGTCGTCTGCTCGATCACGGAATCCTCGTCTCCGTTGCGATTCTGATTGCCTACGGATTCGTGAGCGACCTGTTCTTCTACTGGTATCATCGCGCGCAACACAGGATCGATTTCCTCTGGCCCATCCACGAGCTGCATCACACCGACGGTGCGCTCAACGCAACGACGAGCCTGCGCACCTTCTGGCTGGAGGCGCCGATTCAGAGCCTGATCGTCGCCCTGCCCGCAACCTACATCATCGGATTGGACCATCGCGCGGCTTTTGTGCTGCCGGCACTGTTCACGGGATGGCTATACTTCACACACGCGAACTGGCGGCTGGGCCTGGGTTTTCTGACGCCGCTCATATGCGGTCCGCAGCTGCATCGGATTCATCATTCGAATCTCAGTGAGCATCAGAACAAAAATTTCGCGCAGTACTTTCCTGTTATCGACATGATGTTCGGAACTTACTATGCGCCCCGCCGTGGCGAGTTTCCAACGACCGGGATTCCGAATCGCACCGCGCCCGCGTCTTGGGCGGAGATGACCGTGGGTCCATTTCTGGCCTGGACCGCCGCTATCGATACGCGACTTTCGAGCGAACCCGCGGTAGCGGCGAAGCCCGCGCCTAAACCTGCAGCTGTATCGAAGCCGCAGCCGCGAGCATCGCGACAGCGGCGCCGCGCACGTTAA